A part of Vespertiliibacter pulmonis genomic DNA contains:
- the mltG gene encoding endolytic transglycosylase MltG, translating into MFKKLLVIILFLSAIAFGGGFFVYHYFNQLVEKPIQIKPEQLFIIEKGSSSQKLSEQLVGQGIITQSDGKLLPYLIRFYPEFSKFKAGVYALNGNKTLGELLSHFNSGKEVQLSVQFIEGKTVKTWRAQLENAKFLTQTLADKSEAEIAQLLGLQQTKLEGWLAPDTYNYVPYSTDLDLLKRAVRKQQKELEQAWQNRAENLPLASPYEMLILASIVEKETAVASERPKVASVFINRLRDKWKLQTDPTVIYGMGDRYKGNISKKDLLEATPYNTYVIDGLPPTPIAMPSKASLQAVAQPDNTPYFYFVADGTGGHTFSRTNEEHNRAVRTWIQIEKNRKSEKK; encoded by the coding sequence ATGTTTAAAAAATTACTAGTAATTATTCTATTTTTGTCTGCTATTGCTTTCGGTGGTGGATTTTTTGTTTATCATTATTTCAATCAATTAGTAGAAAAACCGATTCAAATAAAACCTGAACAGCTCTTTATCATTGAAAAAGGCAGTTCAAGCCAAAAATTATCAGAACAGCTTGTAGGACAAGGTATTATTACTCAATCTGATGGGAAGCTTTTACCCTATTTAATCCGTTTTTATCCTGAATTTAGTAAATTTAAAGCAGGGGTATACGCCTTAAATGGCAATAAAACATTAGGTGAATTACTCTCACATTTTAATAGCGGTAAAGAAGTACAGCTTAGCGTACAATTTATTGAGGGTAAAACAGTAAAAACGTGGAGAGCTCAGTTAGAGAATGCAAAATTTTTAACTCAAACGTTAGCAGATAAATCAGAAGCAGAAATAGCTCAATTACTGGGCTTACAACAAACTAAATTGGAAGGTTGGCTTGCACCGGATACCTATAATTATGTACCTTATTCAACGGATTTAGATTTACTCAAACGAGCGGTGCGTAAACAGCAAAAAGAGCTTGAGCAAGCGTGGCAAAATCGTGCTGAAAACTTACCGCTTGCAAGTCCGTATGAAATGTTGATTTTGGCCTCTATTGTAGAAAAAGAGACTGCTGTTGCCAGTGAGCGCCCTAAAGTAGCGTCAGTATTTATCAACCGCTTGCGAGATAAATGGAAATTACAAACTGATCCTACCGTTATTTATGGAATGGGCGATCGCTACAAAGGCAATATCAGTAAAAAAGATCTTCTTGAAGCGACACCTTATAATACTTATGTAATAGACGGTTTACCGCCAACCCCAATTGCTATGCCGAGTAAAGCCTCTTTACAAGCCGTTGCTCAGCCTGACAACACCCCTTATTTTTATTTTGTGGCAGATGGGACTGGAGGGCATACTTTTAGCCGAACGAACGAAGAACATAATCGAGCGGTGCGGACGTGGATTCAAATTGAAAAGAATAGAAAAAGTGAGAAAAAGTAA
- the tpiA gene encoding triose-phosphate isomerase yields the protein MARRPLVMGNWKLNGSKAFTKALIEDLKRELAEVTGCDVAIAPPAMYLAEAELALGDSTIIALGAQNVDVNLSGAFTGETSAEMLKDFGAKYIIIGHSERRTYHKESDEFIAKKFAVLKEAGLVPVLCIGETEAENEAGQTEAVCARQLDAVLTTLGADAFNGAVIAYEPVWAIGTGKSATPAQAQAVHAFIRGHIAKHSQAVADQVIIQYGGSVNDANAAELFTQPDIDGALVGGASLKAPAFAVIVKAAEKAKA from the coding sequence ATGGCACGTCGTCCTTTAGTGATGGGTAACTGGAAATTAAATGGCAGTAAAGCCTTCACAAAAGCATTAATTGAAGACTTAAAACGTGAACTTGCTGAGGTAACAGGTTGTGATGTTGCAATTGCACCGCCTGCAATGTACCTTGCTGAAGCAGAATTAGCATTAGGTGATAGCACTATTATCGCTTTAGGGGCACAAAATGTAGATGTTAATCTCAGTGGTGCATTTACAGGGGAAACGTCAGCAGAAATGTTAAAAGATTTTGGTGCGAAGTACATCATTATCGGTCATTCGGAACGCCGTACTTACCATAAAGAGAGCGATGAATTTATTGCGAAAAAATTTGCGGTATTAAAAGAAGCAGGTTTAGTTCCAGTATTATGTATCGGTGAAACGGAAGCTGAGAATGAAGCAGGGCAAACAGAAGCGGTTTGTGCTCGTCAATTAGATGCAGTATTAACAACATTGGGTGCTGATGCTTTTAATGGAGCAGTAATTGCTTATGAACCTGTTTGGGCAATTGGCACAGGGAAGTCTGCAACTCCAGCACAAGCACAAGCTGTTCACGCTTTCATTCGTGGGCATATTGCTAAACATTCTCAAGCAGTAGCGGATCAAGTTATTATTCAATATGGCGGTTCAGTTAATGATGCAAATGCAGCAGAATTATTTACTCAACCTGATATTGATGGTGCCTTAGTGGGTGGGGCATCACTTAAAGCTCCTGCATTCGCAGTGATTGTGAAAGCAGCAGAAAAAGCGAAGGCATAA
- the truD gene encoding tRNA pseudouridine(13) synthase TruD, which produces MFQVNRTTMNTLHYLFGEPQQTGKLKAEFADFIVTEELGYPLTGEGEFVAVKIRKTNANSLFVGEKLADFAGISAKNMSYAGLKDRHAVTTQWFSLHLPGKETPDFSQFQLEGVEILDVTRHNRKIRVGSLDGNHFEILLRDLKPTDDLQTRLTQLQAVGFPNYFTEQRFGRDGHNLTQAQRWANGEIKVKDRKKRSFYLSAARSEIFNLIVSDRIQSGLFNQILEQDILQLAGTKSWFVAQRDELSSLNKRLVEQDILLTAALIGENSLEQPACELEQKIVAEQTLLLQLMRQERLEATRRAMFCIPQHFQWQFEEEGLRLTFFLPAGSYATALVRELMQTAPENL; this is translated from the coding sequence ATATTTCAAGTAAATAGGACAACAATGAATACGCTCCACTACCTATTCGGTGAACCACAACAAACAGGCAAATTAAAAGCAGAGTTTGCCGATTTTATTGTAACAGAAGAGCTTGGCTACCCTCTTACAGGTGAAGGGGAATTTGTTGCAGTAAAAATCCGTAAAACGAATGCAAATAGCTTATTTGTAGGAGAAAAACTAGCCGATTTTGCAGGTATTTCAGCAAAAAATATGAGCTATGCGGGGCTAAAAGATCGCCACGCAGTAACTACACAGTGGTTTTCCCTACATTTGCCTGGCAAAGAAACACCCGATTTCAGCCAATTTCAATTAGAAGGTGTAGAAATTTTGGACGTTACCCGCCATAATCGTAAAATTAGAGTAGGTAGCTTAGATGGCAACCATTTTGAAATACTCTTGAGAGATCTCAAACCTACAGACGATCTACAAACACGTTTAACCCAGTTACAAGCGGTCGGATTTCCCAACTATTTTACGGAACAACGCTTTGGACGAGATGGGCATAATCTAACCCAAGCCCAACGCTGGGCAAACGGTGAGATCAAAGTAAAAGATCGCAAAAAACGCAGTTTTTATCTCTCTGCTGCACGCAGTGAAATTTTTAATTTGATTGTCTCTGATCGTATTCAATCTGGACTATTCAACCAAATTTTAGAACAGGATATTTTACAACTTGCGGGAACGAAAAGCTGGTTTGTTGCACAACGTGATGAACTCAGTAGTCTAAACAAGCGGTTAGTTGAACAAGATATTTTGCTAACGGCGGCCTTAATTGGTGAAAATTCATTGGAACAGCCCGCTTGTGAGCTTGAACAAAAAATTGTTGCTGAACAGACGCTTCTTCTCCAGCTGATGCGTCAAGAACGGCTAGAAGCCACACGCCGTGCAATGTTTTGTATTCCACAACATTTCCAATGGCAATTTGAAGAAGAGGGGCTACGTTTAACATTTTTCCTACCAGCAGGTAGCTATGCCACTGCGTTAGTTAGAGAATTGATGCAAACCGCACCAGAAAACCTATAA